From one Silurus meridionalis isolate SWU-2019-XX chromosome 23, ASM1480568v1, whole genome shotgun sequence genomic stretch:
- the LOC124377146 gene encoding protein CEBPZOS-like, whose product MAPKTMEPVARKVFKGVLFLEVLGVFAAYGLYYRMNTSRDFRCTMNKRFPSILEVYYKSNEWAGNFGIREADQDVWSTRQE is encoded by the exons ATGGCACCCAAAACTATGGAGCCAGTGGCCAGGAAGGTCTTTAAAGGAGTGCTCTTTCTGGAGGTTCTCGGCGTGTTTGCAGCTTACGGGCTCTATTACAGAATGAACACAAGTCGAG ATTTTAGATGCACGATGAACAAACGCTTTCCCTCAATTCTGGAAG TTTATTACAAGTCCAACGAATGGGCCGGGAACTTCGGAATCCGGGAAGCTGATCAGGACGTATGGTCTACTCGGCAGGAATAG